The DNA region GCGACCGTGCCCGTGTCCGGCTCCAGTTCCCCGGCCAGCACGCTCAGGAGCGTCGACTTGCCCGCTCCGTTGGGACCGGTGACCACCAGCCGGTCGCCGCTTTCCAGTGCCACGTCGACCGGACGCGCGAGCCGCCCGGCCACCGTCACCCCGGCGGCACGGAGCAGGACCGCGCCTCCGTGCGACGGCAGGTCGGGCATGGCGAACCGGGCGGGCGGCGGCGGGACGGCCACCACGTGCCCGGCCAGTTCTTCCTGCCTCCGGTGGACCGCGCGCACCAGCCCGGGCGCGCGGGTGGCGCGGACATGCCTGCCGGTGCCCTTGGGCGGCCGCCAGTTGTCACGCAACCGGTTCCGGGCGGCGGACAGGTCGTCGGCCAGCCGTTGCCGCTCGGCGATCTGCTCGGCGTGCTCGGACTCCCAGCGGGCACGTTCGGCTCGGCGGGCCTCGACGTAAGCCGCGTACCCGCCGCCGTACACACGTGGCTTGCCGTCGCTCGACGGATCGAGGTCGATCACCGTGGTGGCGACGTCCGCGAGCAACGCCCGGTCATGGCTGACCAGCACGACCACGCCCGGGTGCGCGCGCAACCGTTCGGTGAGGTGTTCGAGGCCCGCCGCGTCGAGATGGTTCGTCGGCTCGTCGAGCAGCAGGACCGGATGCCCGGCGCCGAGCAGGCAGGCCAGCCGGACCCGGTGGCGCTGCCCGACCGAGAGTGTCCCGAGTGGACGGTCACGATCGTCCACGGCGTTCAAGGCCGCCAAGGAAACCTCGACGCGCCTGTCGGCGTCCCACGCGTCGAGGGCTTCGGCCTGCTCCAGCGCGGCGGCGAAAACGTCGTCCGCACCCGGACGGCCGTCACTGAGCGCCTCGGTGGCGGCCTCGAGACGAGCCAGAGCCTCGCGGACGGCGGCCAGTTCGAGGTCGATCAGCGCGCCGACGGTGTCGCTCGCGCCGAGCGGGATCTGCTGGTCGGCGACCCCGGCCGAACCCGAGCGATGCACCTCGCCGCGGTCGGCGGGCAGGTCACCGGCGAGCACCCGGAGAAGCGTGGTCTTGCCGCGGCCGTTCTCCCCGACGATGGCGACCCGGTCCCCGGCGGCGGCGACGAGATCGACGCCGGAGAGCACGGGCCGTCCCCCGAAGGAGAGGTGGACGCCGGACAGGCGGACGTGCGCCGCGCGCACAGGCGCGGGAGAAAGAGGGGAATGCATGAAGGAACTGCCTCCGGTGAAGGTGATGAGCAGGAAGAACGAACTCCGGTACCGCGGCTCGCGGTACCGGTGGAGGCGTCGTTCCTCAGAGGAACAGCAGTTGCTGCATCACGTTCACGAGGGTAGACACGGCCGGAAGGCGCCGCATCCGATTTTCGGAACCACACGTTCGCGCCATCCCCCTGGCGCCCGCGTCACCACCCGGGCACCCCCTTCCACCTGCGACTACTCGCCGCTCCTAGCCCGCGGGCACCGCTTCAAACCACCACTTTCCGGGGTCACCCACGGGTGCACCACGACGGTTGCCATGATCACCGGCCCGGCCGACGGTGGGCTTCTCAGCAACATCCTTCGAGAGGAGCAGGACCGATGGCGAAGACCATGCAGCCGCAGGAACTCATCGACAGCGCGGTGGTCGACCCGACCGGCAACAAGCTCGGGAAGGTGGGCAACGTCTACCTCGCCGACGCGACGCGCCAGCCGGAATGGATCACCGTCAAGACGGGCCTGTTCGGCACCAAGGAGAGTTTCGTCCCGCTCTCGGGAGCGCATGCGGACCAGGACGGTGTGCACGTCCGCGTCGACAAGGAAGCGGTCACCGACGCGCCCCGAATCGAGGCCGACGGCCACCTGTCCATGGAGGAGAGCACGCGGCTGTACCAGCATTACGGGCTCCCGATGCCGCGGACCTCGCCGGACGGCCGGATGGACGACCGGACGCAGGGCCGGGGCGGCACCGGCCGCGGCCAGGCAGGTATGGACAAGAGCGCGGGCAAGCAGAGCCGTGACGCCGAACCCGCCATGACGCGTTCCGAGGAACGGCTGAACGTCGGCACGGAGCAGGTCGAGACCGGCCATGTCCGGCTGCGCAAGTACGTCGTCACCGAGGAGCAGCAGGTCACCGTTCCGGTCAGCCACGAGGAGGTCCGGATCGAGCGCGAGCCGATCACGAAACCGGGCGGTGAGCGGGCCGAGATCGCCGAGGACGAGCAGGAGGTCGTGCTGCACGCCGAGAAACCGGTGGTGGACAAGGAAACCGTCGCGGTCGAGCGGGCACGGCTCAAGACCGAGACCGTCACCGAGGACCAGACGATCTCCGGCAAGGTCCGCAAGGAACAGTTCGAGGTCGTCGACGACGAGGGCAAGCACCGCAAGTCGTGACCCGGTTCAGCGCGTGCGCCGGACGCGGGCGGCCGCGACCACGAAACCGGTCGCCACGGCACCCGCGACCGAGCAACCGGCGCCGAACACGACCGCGGGCTCGTGCACTCTCAGCACCGAGACGCACAGCCACACCGTCGCGCCGAACAGCAGCCCGAGGACCGGCCCGCCGACGACCGCGCCCCGCCAGCGGTGTCCATTGCGGATGGTCCGCAGCCCGGATTCCAAGTACGCCAAGGCGAACAGGGCGAGGATCAGGCTGCCCGCGCCGAGCGCGCTCGCGAGCGGATGCTGTTCGGTGACGACGGTGAAGGTGCGCGGGACACCGTCTGCCGTCAGGGTCGCGGTGACCGCGCCGCCGACGATCCACCGGGTGAGCCCGGGAAAGGCGAGATCGGCACGGAATCCCCCGCCCTCGGGTTTCGGCACCGCCGACGCGGAACCGAGCGGGATCCCGGCGGCGGAAAGAGCGAGGGTGACCTGTCCCGGGTTCCCCTCCCCCGTCACCGCGAACGTCTTGCTGAGGTCGACGGGCACCGACGAGGCCGCAACGCCGTCGATCTTCAGCGTCGTGGCCTCGTGCGGCAGCCGTTCCGGAGTGAGCAGGGTGAGCACCACGAGCACGATCGCGGCGGCCGCCGCGGCCAGCCGGAACCAGAGCACCGTGCCCGGACGTTTCCCCGGCGCGAGTTCCGCGCGGGTCGCCGACAGCGTCGGATCCGGGACCGGGCGACGGACCGGCCGGGTCGGGCCGTCTCCGGCGGGCGACGGCGCGCCGATCGCGGCGATCACCCTCGGGGTGAGGTGCCGCACCGGCACGCGGGAGCGTTCGAGCCAGCCCGGCCCGTACACGGCGGTGGCGGCGGAGGCGAGATCCGCGGCGAAGGTCTCCGCGTCGCGGTACCGAGAGTCGAGTTCGCGCGAGAGGCTGCGCATGACGACCCCGGCGAGCGGTGACGGCACGCCGTCGATCGGGCGCGGATCGGTGAACATGTGCTGGCGCATCATGCTGATCGCGCCACGGGTGTTGTCGAACGGCAGCTTCCCGGACAGCAGTTCGTAGAGCACCGTGCCCGCCGAATAGACGTCCGCCGCGGGGCTCAGCGCGTTGCCCATCGCCTGCTCGGGGGCGATGTAGGCGGGCGTGCCGAGGACTTCGCCGCCGTGCGTGACGAGGGTGGCGCCCTCGCTGATCACCTTCGCGATGCCGAAGTCGGCCACCTTCATCACACCTTGCGTGGTGAAGAGGAGGTTCTTCGGCTTGACGTCGAGATGCAGCACGCCCGCTTCGTGCGCCGCGTGGAGCCCGGCGAGCATCGCCAGCCCGATCGCACAGGCCTGTTCCCCGCCGATCTCACCGCTGTGGAACCGGCTGTGCACCGTGCCGCCGTCGAGCCGTTCCATCACCATCAGGTGCTCGCGGCCGGTGCGCACGTAGTCGTACACGGGCACGATATGCGGATGGTCGAGGCTGGCCAGCACGCGCGCTTCGCGGTCGAAGAGCTCGCTGCTGACGGCGTGGTTCAGGACGTCCCACGGCAGCTGTTTGATGGCGACGTCACGGCGCAGCGAACGGTGGACGCCGGCGAAGACGACCCCCATCCCGCCCTGGCCGATCGCGGCCCCGATCTCGTACTGCGGCAGCGCGGCGACGACCTCGGCGGGTGCGCTCATCGGTTGATTTCCTTGGTGGCGTCGGGAAAACGGACCGTCTCGTCGCCACCGGGGCCCGGCACGGGATGCGGGGTCAGGTAGCCGAGCAGGAAGGCGATCGCGGCGGCGCCGAGGACCACCGGGATCTCGATCGCCGGTTCCGGCGGGACGAGCCGAAGCACCGACAGCGAGACGACGGCGACGAGCCCGGTCCCGAATCCGGCCGGCAGGAACCGCAGGCCGCGGCGCCACCGGTTGGCGGGAAGGCGGTGGCGGGCCAGCGCGAGCAGGGCGGTCAGCCACGCCAGCACGGTCAGCACGAGCATCGCGAGCCCGAAAGCGCCGTAGACAGACCAGAAGGAGCCTCGGATGTCCGCGACGGTGGTCGCCTCGCCGAGCGTTCCGCGCCGCACGTCGAGCAGTTCGACCGTCGACGGGAGCAGGCCGATCGCCTGACCGGAGAGATCCGCCATGTCCAGCACGAAGGTCCTGGTGACCCGGCTGTGCGCGGGGACTTCGAACGGCGCCGTGGTGTCGTAGGCGAAGAACGTCAGTGCGAGCGCCACGCCGGACACCCGGACGCTGCGGACCTTGACGGTGGTGCCTCCGCTGTTGGTGGCCGTGACGGTGAGTTCGATCTGTTTCGCCGGGTCGATCATGACCGTGGCGTTGGCGATCGGCCGGTCGTCGAGAGAGACCGCCAGAGCGAGCCTGGCGTCGGCGACATCGTCCGCGTTGGCAGGCGGCGAACCGAGGAGGATCGCGCAAAGCCCCAACGCAACCCCTGCCGCGATGACACGTCCCATTTTGCGCATCCCCTGTTTTCCTTGGCCGGCTGGTCCGGAATGCTACAGCGAGCACTTACCGGAGAGGGACGTCCCAATGCGTATCGTGGTTCGCCTGATATTCGGCACCGTGACCGGGTTGTTGTTCCTGCTTTCCCAGGTGGGAGCGGGAAACGCGCAGCAGTCCCCTTATCAGTCCACGGTTGGTTTGAAACCTTCGAGCGGGCCCGCCGGGAGCACTTTCACCATTTCCTGGAATTTCTCGCCGTGTAAAGGTCCCATTTCTTTCACCTGGGACGGAGCGGCCGTCACGTCGGTCAGCGCCCCCAGCGGACAGGTCGGGGCGACCGTGCCGGGCAACGCGGCACCTGGCGGCCACACGGTCACGGGAACCTGCACGAACGCGCGGACCGGCCAGCCGCTGACCGGCAACGCGACCTTCCGCGTGACCGGGACGGTGACCACGGCCCCGCCGACGACGAAGGTGCCTCCGACGACCAAGCCGACGGCGCCGGTGACCACCCCGACCAGACCGGGAACGACCACGACGCCGTCCACCCCGGTCACCACGACGACGCCGCCCACCACGACCCCACCGTCCACAACGGACACTCCCCCGCCGTCGGACGTCCCTTCGACGAGCAGCACGCCGCCGGGCCCGAACGACCTGCTGCTCGACCGGCCGAGTGTGCAGCCCGGCGACGCGCTGACCGCGACCGGCAAGGGCTGCACACCCGGTGAACGCGTCACATTGACGTCGGACGGGGAACGCGTCGGCGGCGCCTACGCCGACGGCACCGGCGCCTTCACCGCGGCCGTCGAGTTCACGCGGATCGAGGCGGGAAGGCACACCGTCGTCGCGGACTGCGGCGTGCGGCTGACCGGTGCCGTCGAGCAGGTGGTGACCAGTTCATCCGGCGGGCACAGCGGAACCCTGGTGGTGCTGGTGTTCTTCGTGCTGGCCGGGATCACCGTGATCCGCTTTCCCTGAGATCAGCGCGGTGGGCGCATCGCCGCGAAGACCAGGAGCACCGCGGCCAGGAAGACGGCGGCGACCGCCAGGTCGATCAGGAAGCCGACGACGAGTCCGGTGATCATCGCTCACTCCTGTGCCGTCCGGGCGGCTTCACGACGGCGCGCGTACAGGCTGGTGAACGAGACCGTGACGAGGACGGCGACGATCACACCCAGCGAGGCCGGGGTCGGCACCTGCGGCACCGACGGCCAGATCCCGTGTGCCCAGTGCAAAACCAGCTTCACCCCGATGAAGGCGAGGATGATCGCGAGGCCGTGGTTCAGGTGGACCAGCTTCGCGAGCGCCGAGTGGAGCACGAAGTACAAGGCGCGCAAGCCCATCAGGGCGAAGGCGTTGGTGGCGAACACGAGGTACGGGTCTTCGGTGATGCCGTACACCGCGGGCACGG from Amycolatopsis sp. EV170708-02-1 includes:
- a CDS encoding ABC-F family ATP-binding cassette domain-containing protein is translated as MHSPLSPAPVRAAHVRLSGVHLSFGGRPVLSGVDLVAAAGDRVAIVGENGRGKTTLLRVLAGDLPADRGEVHRSGSAGVADQQIPLGASDTVGALIDLELAAVREALARLEAATEALSDGRPGADDVFAAALEQAEALDAWDADRRVEVSLAALNAVDDRDRPLGTLSVGQRHRVRLACLLGAGHPVLLLDEPTNHLDAAGLEHLTERLRAHPGVVVLVSHDRALLADVATTVIDLDPSSDGKPRVYGGGYAAYVEARRAERARWESEHAEQIAERQRLADDLSAARNRLRDNWRPPKGTGRHVRATRAPGLVRAVHRRQEELAGHVVAVPPPPARFAMPDLPSHGGAVLLRAAGVTVAGRLARPVDVALESGDRLVVTGPNGAGKSTLLSVLAGELEPDTGTVARSRSARIGRLGQESDLPGRRTAMELYDERLARSGISGPGLGELGLLAGYDRHRPVVELSVGARRRLDLALVLAGRPHVVLLDEPTNHLSAALVDELTAALDATPAAVVIATHDRQLSRDTASWPRLAL
- a CDS encoding DUF2382 domain-containing protein yields the protein MAKTMQPQELIDSAVVDPTGNKLGKVGNVYLADATRQPEWITVKTGLFGTKESFVPLSGAHADQDGVHVRVDKEAVTDAPRIEADGHLSMEESTRLYQHYGLPMPRTSPDGRMDDRTQGRGGTGRGQAGMDKSAGKQSRDAEPAMTRSEERLNVGTEQVETGHVRLRKYVVTEEQQVTVPVSHEEVRIEREPITKPGGERAEIAEDEQEVVLHAEKPVVDKETVAVERARLKTETVTEDQTISGKVRKEQFEVVDDEGKHRKS
- a CDS encoding serine/threonine-protein kinase, with amino-acid sequence MSAPAEVVAALPQYEIGAAIGQGGMGVVFAGVHRSLRRDVAIKQLPWDVLNHAVSSELFDREARVLASLDHPHIVPVYDYVRTGREHLMVMERLDGGTVHSRFHSGEIGGEQACAIGLAMLAGLHAAHEAGVLHLDVKPKNLLFTTQGVMKVADFGIAKVISEGATLVTHGGEVLGTPAYIAPEQAMGNALSPAADVYSAGTVLYELLSGKLPFDNTRGAISMMRQHMFTDPRPIDGVPSPLAGVVMRSLSRELDSRYRDAETFAADLASAATAVYGPGWLERSRVPVRHLTPRVIAAIGAPSPAGDGPTRPVRRPVPDPTLSATRAELAPGKRPGTVLWFRLAAAAAAIVLVVLTLLTPERLPHEATTLKIDGVAASSVPVDLSKTFAVTGEGNPGQVTLALSAAGIPLGSASAVPKPEGGGFRADLAFPGLTRWIVGGAVTATLTADGVPRTFTVVTEQHPLASALGAGSLILALFALAYLESGLRTIRNGHRWRGAVVGGPVLGLLFGATVWLCVSVLRVHEPAVVFGAGCSVAGAVATGFVVAAARVRRTR